One Streptosporangium becharense genomic window, CGTCCCCGCCGGCGTGCCCCTCCGGCTCCCGTCCACACGGCCCGTCCGTCCCCGCTGACGTATCTCACCCCCCACAGGGATATCTCCGGCACACCAGGAGGAACATGTGCGTAGATTCCTGTCCGCGTTGACGGTGCTGGGACTCGCGAGCGGCCTGCTCACGCCCGCGTCCCCGGCCCTCGCCGCGGCACCCGCCCTCGTCGCCCCCGACCCGCTCGGGTGGCCGTCCTTCACCGGCGGCGACCCGGTTCCCGACGAGCCCGTCGCCTATCACCCCCGGCACACGCTCAAGGAGATCTACAAGAAGGAGAAGGGCGGCGACTCCTACTGGATCGACCGCATGCTCGCCCGCCCGGGTGACGACCCGGCGGGGCCGTGGCTGATGACACGCGGCCGGGCCCTGTTCATGAAGGAGCACGACCCGGCCGTCGTCGGCTTCGGCGGCAGGGTCGCCTACTGGGAGAGTGTCGACGACCGCGACGCCTACACCGTCTCCCTCGGCACGGACCTGCGCGAGGACGTGGCCGGGCGGCTGCAGACGCCCAGCCACTGGAAGGGCGAGTACACCGGTGACGGCCTGGCCGTCACGGTCAAGAAGTTCATCACCCACCAGAACGTCGCGGTCACCACACTGGCGGTGACCAACACCGGCACCGCGCAACGGGACGTCCCGGTCACGGTGGAGTCGCCGTACACGACGTCGGCGGACGGCGACCGCGAACTGACCGGCGTGGTGACCGCGAAGAACCGGCTCACCACGATCTTCCCCAGGCTCAGCGGCGACGGGCTGAAGGCCCGCGACGGCAAACTGACCGGAACGCTGAGCATCGCCCCCGGCGCGACCGCGCGCACCAAGGTGCAGATGGGCTTCGTCACCGAGGAACTGCCGGCCTCGCGCGAGGAGTACGACGGGTACAAGGGCCGCTCGCCGGAGAAAGCGCTGCGGCGGCACCTGCAGGACTACAACGCCTGGTGGGCGGAGAACCTGCCCTACATCGACGTGCCCGACGAGAACATCAAGAAGTTCGTCTACTACCGCTGGTGGCTGATGCGCTTCAACTACCTCGACGCGGACATCCCCGGTGACGACTTCCAGTTCCCGACCTCCGTCGAGGGTGCGCTCGGCTACAACAACGCGATCGCGCTGACCGTGCCGATGTTCGTGCAGGACCTGAAGTACCTGCGCGACCCGGTCTACTCCTACGGGCCGTGGGTCTCGGCGGGCGAGGTGTCGCGCAACTCCAAGTACACCGACAACCCCGGCGACCCGGAGAACTGGTCCAACAGCTACACCCAGTACATCTCGGCCGCGGCGCTGGAGAGCTACCAGATCCACGGCGGGCAGCCCGGCGTCCTGCGCAACCTCGCCAGGTACGCGGAGAAGGACGTGTACGGGCAGCTCGCGGCGTACGACTCCAACGGCAACGGCATCATCGAGTACGACTGGGAGGCCATGACCGGCAACGACGCCGACGCGGTCTCCTTCCACTACTACGACCGGGCCAACGAGCGGGCCGAGGGCGCCTACGTCTACGCCAACGCCCAGGCCGCCGCGCAGGCCTACGAGCTGATCGGCGAGACGGCCAAGGCCGCCGAGATGCGGGGCGTCGCGGACAAGGTGAAGAACTCCATCCTGGACCTGCTCTGGGACGACGAGGCCAAGGTCTTCAAGCACCGCGACCTGCAGACCGGCAACCTCATCCCGTGGAAGGAGAGCAACAACTACTTCCCGTTCAACGTGGGCCTGGTGCCCGCCGACGACCCGAAGTACCGCGAGGCGCTGCGTCTGTGGGCCGACCCGGCCGAGTACCCGATCTTCCCGACCTTCACCGCCAACCAGAAGGACAAGGCCGAGGCGCAGGCCCAGGGCAAGCCGGGCACCAACAACTTCTCCCAGCTCAACTCCACCCGGCACTTCTCCCTGTTCGGCAGGGCACTGCGCGAGTACGCCTCCCCGTACATCACCCCGCAGATGTACAAGCAGATGCTCTACTGGAACGCCTGGGCCCAGTTCGTCGGCGGCGACGTCCGCTACCCGGACGCCAACGAGTTCTGGGCCAACTGGAACCCGGCCACCAAGAGCATCGACTACCGCTCCTGGATCCACCACACCATCCTGGGCAGCAGCAACTGGACGATCATCGAGGACGTCATGGGGCTGCGTCCGCGGTCGGACGCGAAGGTGGAGCTGTGGCCGGTGGACATCGGCTGGGACCACTTCACCGTCAACAACCTGAGGTACCGCGACTCCGACCTGACCATCGTCTGGGACAGGCCGGGCGACGGGAAGACCCACTACGCGGGTGTCCCCGAAGGGTATTCGATCTTCATCGACGGCAGGCGGAAGGTCACCCTGAGCGGCCTGGCGCACGCCGTGTGGGACCCCGCCACCGGGAAGGTCGAGGGCGGCACGGTCGTGCACGCCGAACGCGCCACGATGCGGGAGCCCACCCGGGTGGCCCTGAAGGGCGACCGGATCGAGGACATGTTCCGCAAAGCGGGCGTCGACCTGCGCTCGAGTGCCCCGAACCTCGTCAGGAGCGCCGCCGCCTCCCACGGCGACCCCGCCGGGGCCGTCGACGGCTTCACCGTCAACGAGCCGTACTGGGACAGCAAGGGCTCCGGGAAGCCGCAGGACTGGCTTGAGGTCGACCTGGGGTCACCGCAGCCGGTCGACGACGTGCGGCTGCACTTCCGCAACGACCGCGCCGTCGGCGGCCACAGCGAACCCGCCCTGTACACCCTGCAGTACCTCGACGGCGAGACCTGGAAGAACGTGCCGGGCCAGGCGAAGGAGCCCGCCTACCCGCGGGCCAACCTCAACCACGTGCGGTTCCCCGCCGTCACCACCCAGAAGCTGCGCGTCCTGGTCACCCACCGCCCCGGCCACGCCACCGGGGTGAAGGAGATCCAGGTCCGCTCCACCGGGGCGGAGGCCCCGCAGGCGGCCAACCACGCCCCCTACGTGCTCGCCGTGCAGGACCGGACGTTCGCCCGGCCCGGCCAGGTCCGCCTGACGGCGGTGGTCAAGGACGACGGGCTGCCCTCCGCCGAGCTGACGGCGGAGTGGAGCGCCGTGGACGGCCCCGGCGAGGTGTTCTTCACCGACCCCGCCGGAGCCACCGGCACGATCGCCACGTTCAGCGAGGCGGGGACGTACCGGCTGCGGCTCACCGCCTCCGACGGCGCGCGCTCCACCGCCGCCACGGTCGCCGTCACCGTCGGCGACCCTGGCGCGCAGAGCAACGTCGCCGCGTACGCGGCCCCGACCGCCTCCTACACCTCCCCGTGGGAGAAGGTCACCGCGGTCAACGACGGCATCGACCCGCCGCGCTCCAACGACGCCGCCAACCCCCGCTGGGGCACCTGGCCGCAGCAGGGCGACCACTGGGTCCAGCTGGCGTGGCCGGCTCCGGTGCGGGTCGACAAGGCCGACGTCTACTTCTTCGACGACGGCGGCGGTGTGCGCGTCCCCGCGTCCTACGCGATTCAGTACTGGGACGGCGACTCCTTCGAGGACGTGCCGGGAGCCGACGGGTACCCCGCCGCCGTCGACCGCTACAACACCGTCTCCTTCGACGAGGTGACCACGTCGCGTCTGCGGATGCGGCTCACCTCCGGCCAGGGCTCGGTCGGGTTGCTGGAGTGGAAGGTGTACGCCGTACCGCCGGAGGGGGCACGTCCCGTCCACGTGCCCACCCCGGTGGGCACGCTGCCCACCCTCCCCCGCACGGTCGAGACGTTCTACTCCGACGGAGCGCGCGGCCAGGCCGGGGTTACCTGGCAGCCGGTCACACCTGAGCAGGTGAAGACCGGGGGCACCAGCTTCACCGTCGCCGGTCTCGCCGAGGGCCTGCGCGAGCCGGTGCGGGCGACCGTGTACGTCCGCACCAGCACCGCGGTGACCGTCACCTCGATCGCCGAGGAGCCGGTGGCGACCCGCGCGGGCGTGGCCCCGTCGCTGCCCTCCACCGTCGTGGCCACCTACAACGACGGCTCCCGGGACAGCTCGGTGAAGGTGACCTGGGACGCCGTCGATCCCTCCCGGTACGCCGAGCCCGGCACCTTCACCGTCGCGGGCCGGGTGGAGGGCACGACCGTGCAGGCGAAGGCGGTGGTGACGGTCCGGTAGTGCCGCCGGACCCGCCGGGCCCTCCCGCCCGGCGGGTCCGTCTCAGGGCCGTACGTGCCCCGGGGCGGTGTCACCGCCCCGGGGCAGCCGCACGCCGGACGCCCCGCCGC contains:
- a CDS encoding galactose-binding domain-containing protein; its protein translation is MRRFLSALTVLGLASGLLTPASPALAAAPALVAPDPLGWPSFTGGDPVPDEPVAYHPRHTLKEIYKKEKGGDSYWIDRMLARPGDDPAGPWLMTRGRALFMKEHDPAVVGFGGRVAYWESVDDRDAYTVSLGTDLREDVAGRLQTPSHWKGEYTGDGLAVTVKKFITHQNVAVTTLAVTNTGTAQRDVPVTVESPYTTSADGDRELTGVVTAKNRLTTIFPRLSGDGLKARDGKLTGTLSIAPGATARTKVQMGFVTEELPASREEYDGYKGRSPEKALRRHLQDYNAWWAENLPYIDVPDENIKKFVYYRWWLMRFNYLDADIPGDDFQFPTSVEGALGYNNAIALTVPMFVQDLKYLRDPVYSYGPWVSAGEVSRNSKYTDNPGDPENWSNSYTQYISAAALESYQIHGGQPGVLRNLARYAEKDVYGQLAAYDSNGNGIIEYDWEAMTGNDADAVSFHYYDRANERAEGAYVYANAQAAAQAYELIGETAKAAEMRGVADKVKNSILDLLWDDEAKVFKHRDLQTGNLIPWKESNNYFPFNVGLVPADDPKYREALRLWADPAEYPIFPTFTANQKDKAEAQAQGKPGTNNFSQLNSTRHFSLFGRALREYASPYITPQMYKQMLYWNAWAQFVGGDVRYPDANEFWANWNPATKSIDYRSWIHHTILGSSNWTIIEDVMGLRPRSDAKVELWPVDIGWDHFTVNNLRYRDSDLTIVWDRPGDGKTHYAGVPEGYSIFIDGRRKVTLSGLAHAVWDPATGKVEGGTVVHAERATMREPTRVALKGDRIEDMFRKAGVDLRSSAPNLVRSAAASHGDPAGAVDGFTVNEPYWDSKGSGKPQDWLEVDLGSPQPVDDVRLHFRNDRAVGGHSEPALYTLQYLDGETWKNVPGQAKEPAYPRANLNHVRFPAVTTQKLRVLVTHRPGHATGVKEIQVRSTGAEAPQAANHAPYVLAVQDRTFARPGQVRLTAVVKDDGLPSAELTAEWSAVDGPGEVFFTDPAGATGTIATFSEAGTYRLRLTASDGARSTAATVAVTVGDPGAQSNVAAYAAPTASYTSPWEKVTAVNDGIDPPRSNDAANPRWGTWPQQGDHWVQLAWPAPVRVDKADVYFFDDGGGVRVPASYAIQYWDGDSFEDVPGADGYPAAVDRYNTVSFDEVTTSRLRMRLTSGQGSVGLLEWKVYAVPPEGARPVHVPTPVGTLPTLPRTVETFYSDGARGQAGVTWQPVTPEQVKTGGTSFTVAGLAEGLREPVRATVYVRTSTAVTVTSIAEEPVATRAGVAPSLPSTVVATYNDGSRDSSVKVTWDAVDPSRYAEPGTFTVAGRVEGTTVQAKAVVTVR